One Desulfomicrobium apsheronum genomic region harbors:
- a CDS encoding circularly permuted type 2 ATP-grasp protein — protein MKFTGYDLGPFHDEMFSAPGVPRDGTKLLVDKIESLPEGELFRRQQQAEQALYDLGITFTVYGHEQGTEKIFPFDVVPRVIEANDWDNVEIGLKQRIFALNLFLDDIYHNQKIIKDGVIPREIIETAEGFLPACMGINPPHGIWCHVTGTDLVRDETGTFFVLEDNLRCPSGVSYVLANRSLMKRTLPEVFAASRVRPVDDYPAKLLNLLLRMAPRSDSQPCVVLLTPGIYNSAYFEHSFLALQTGIELVQNQDLVVENNFVYMRTTKGLKKVDVIYRRLNDDYLDPLVFRPESLLGVPGIMGAFRAGNVCLANAPGTGVADDKVVYAYVPEIIRYYLGEEAFIPNVPTYLCWRKEDRAFVLDNLETMVVKAANESGGYGMLVGPASTKAEREDFAGRIKARPRNYIAQPALMLSRAPVIVGDHFEGRHVDLRPYILHGGDVQVIPGGLTRVALKKGSLVVNSSQGGGSKDTWVLKH, from the coding sequence ATGAAATTCACCGGCTATGATCTTGGGCCTTTTCATGACGAAATGTTCTCAGCCCCCGGCGTTCCCCGCGACGGCACGAAGCTTCTGGTCGACAAAATCGAGTCGCTGCCCGAAGGAGAACTGTTCAGGCGACAGCAACAGGCCGAGCAGGCTCTCTACGATCTCGGCATCACGTTCACGGTCTATGGACACGAGCAGGGCACGGAAAAGATATTCCCCTTCGACGTGGTGCCTCGTGTCATTGAAGCCAATGACTGGGATAATGTCGAGATAGGCCTCAAGCAGCGCATTTTCGCCCTGAATCTTTTTCTGGACGACATCTACCACAACCAGAAGATCATAAAAGACGGGGTCATCCCGCGCGAAATCATCGAGACGGCCGAGGGCTTTCTCCCGGCCTGCATGGGCATAAATCCACCTCACGGAATCTGGTGCCACGTCACGGGCACGGACTTGGTGCGCGACGAAACCGGAACCTTCTTCGTTCTTGAGGACAACCTGCGCTGCCCGTCCGGGGTGTCCTACGTGCTGGCCAACCGAAGTCTCATGAAGCGGACCCTGCCCGAAGTTTTTGCGGCCTCGCGGGTTCGCCCCGTGGACGACTATCCGGCCAAACTCCTCAATCTCCTGCTGCGCATGGCCCCCAGGAGCGACTCGCAGCCCTGCGTGGTCCTGCTCACCCCCGGGATCTACAACTCCGCCTATTTCGAGCATTCCTTCCTCGCGCTGCAGACAGGCATCGAACTGGTCCAGAATCAGGACTTGGTTGTCGAGAACAATTTCGTCTACATGCGCACGACCAAAGGGCTCAAGAAGGTGGATGTCATCTATCGCCGCCTGAACGACGATTACCTCGACCCGCTGGTCTTCAGACCGGAGTCGCTGCTGGGCGTGCCGGGCATCATGGGCGCCTTCCGCGCGGGCAATGTCTGCCTCGCAAACGCGCCGGGCACGGGCGTGGCCGACGACAAGGTTGTCTATGCCTATGTGCCGGAAATCATCCGCTACTACCTGGGAGAAGAAGCGTTCATCCCCAACGTCCCCACCTATCTTTGCTGGCGCAAGGAAGACCGGGCCTTTGTGCTGGACAATCTTGAGACCATGGTCGTCAAGGCGGCGAACGAATCCGGCGGTTACGGCATGCTGGTCGGTCCGGCCTCTACCAAGGCCGAACGCGAGGATTTTGCAGGACGCATCAAAGCCAGGCCGCGCAACTACATCGCCCAGCCCGCACTCATGCTCTCCCGAGCCCCGGTCATCGTCGGCGATCATTTCGAGGGCCGGCACGTGGATTTGCGGCCCTACATCCTTCATGGCGGAGACGTGCAGGTCATCCCCGGCGGCCTGACCAGGGTGGCCCTCAAGAAAGGCTCGCTGGTGGTCAACTCCTCCCAGGGCGGCGGCAGCAAGGACACCTGGGTCCTCAAACACTAA
- a CDS encoding alpha-E domain-containing protein, translated as MLSRVASAIYWMSRYLERAGNLARVVEVNWHLTLDLQESESGEWKSLIEASGDQSIFQERYGYYDAASVITFLSFDRDYPNSIASCLWAARENARAIREVIPYEMWNYINIFYHLVHDASTRPLQVVENPFTFCQEIKMRDFILGGIAADAMIEDEAWHFARLGRLLERCDKTSRILDVSFHHLLEGPGGTQQQGDSIHWMALLRATSAFNAFRRCRGRISPEKVADFLLFDHHFSRSILYGLTHAQASLHAITGTRLNFFTCESERLLGQLCADLSYLTIEDVFAQGLHRFTDRLQTRMNAVDARLGIEFFGYAAHGPETRMEQ; from the coding sequence ATGCTTTCACGCGTTGCAAGCGCCATCTACTGGATGAGCAGATATCTGGAGCGGGCCGGGAACCTGGCCCGCGTGGTCGAAGTCAACTGGCATCTGACCCTTGACTTGCAGGAATCCGAGAGCGGTGAATGGAAATCCCTCATCGAAGCCAGCGGAGACCAGTCGATTTTTCAGGAACGATACGGTTATTACGACGCAGCCTCGGTCATTACTTTTCTGAGCTTCGACCGCGACTACCCCAACTCCATCGCGTCCTGCCTCTGGGCGGCCCGGGAGAACGCCCGCGCCATCCGAGAGGTCATCCCGTACGAGATGTGGAACTATATCAATATATTCTACCATCTCGTTCATGACGCCTCGACCCGCCCCCTGCAGGTGGTCGAGAACCCGTTTACGTTCTGCCAGGAGATCAAGATGCGGGATTTCATCCTCGGCGGAATCGCGGCGGATGCCATGATCGAGGACGAAGCCTGGCATTTCGCACGGCTCGGACGCCTCTTGGAACGCTGTGACAAGACATCCCGCATCCTGGATGTCAGCTTCCACCATCTCCTGGAAGGCCCAGGCGGCACGCAGCAACAGGGCGACTCCATCCACTGGATGGCACTGCTTCGCGCCACCAGCGCCTTCAACGCCTTCCGGCGCTGCCGGGGACGCATCTCACCCGAAAAGGTGGCGGACTTTCTTCTTTTCGATCATCATTTTTCACGATCCATACTTTACGGACTCACGCATGCCCAAGCCTCCCTGCACGCCATCACGGGAACAAGGCTGAATTTTTTCACATGCGAGAGCGAACGCCTTTTGGGCCAACTCTGCGCGGACCTTTCCTACTTGACCATTGAAGACGTTTTCGCGCAGGGTCTGCATCGTTTCACGGACCGTTTGCAAACCCGCATGAATGCGGTCGACGCCCGCCTGGGGATCGAATTTTTCGGTTACGCGGCGCATGGACCGGAAACAAGGATGGAACAATGA
- a CDS encoding transglutaminase family protein produces MRIRVEHETSYRFSGPVFLEPHLIRLKPRQDAGQMLEDFSLKVSPDPAGQCEILDACGNAAHWLWFEGMWEELLIRTEFTARTLRDNPFDYLLHPCAFTLPLDLPALEREALLPSLGSGSPSTRGLARKFMAEAGGDSIQFLNRLNAWIYQNITIIPRLEPGIFTTETTLLHGRGACRDVSLVFMEVCRGAGIPARYVSGYQIGDPGQTERDLHAYPEVYLPGAGWRGYDPTLGLTVVGGHLALCAASEPELTAPITGTYRGNATNELLHKIHLETIPEKQTADPL; encoded by the coding sequence ATGCGCATCCGGGTGGAGCACGAAACCAGTTATCGCTTCAGCGGGCCCGTCTTCCTTGAGCCGCATCTGATCCGGCTCAAGCCCCGGCAAGATGCCGGGCAGATGCTTGAAGATTTCAGCCTCAAGGTCAGCCCCGATCCGGCTGGCCAGTGCGAAATCCTTGATGCGTGCGGCAACGCCGCCCACTGGCTGTGGTTTGAGGGCATGTGGGAGGAACTGCTGATCCGTACGGAATTCACGGCTCGAACTCTGCGCGACAACCCCTTCGACTATCTGCTGCACCCGTGCGCATTCACACTCCCTCTTGATCTACCCGCCCTTGAACGCGAAGCCCTGCTGCCGTCTCTTGGGTCCGGCAGCCCTTCAACGCGCGGCCTTGCCAGGAAATTCATGGCCGAGGCAGGTGGCGACAGCATCCAATTCTTGAACCGCCTCAATGCCTGGATCTATCAGAACATTACAATCATCCCCCGACTCGAACCAGGCATCTTTACCACGGAGACCACGCTGCTGCATGGCCGCGGCGCTTGCCGCGATGTCAGCCTCGTCTTCATGGAGGTCTGCCGGGGGGCGGGGATCCCCGCCCGGTACGTCTCCGGCTACCAGATCGGCGACCCCGGTCAAACCGAGCGCGACCTGCACGCGTATCCGGAAGTCTATCTCCCCGGAGCGGGCTGGCGCGGCTACGATCCCACTCTCGGACTTACGGTCGTCGGAGGCCATCTTGCCCTCTGCGCCGCCTCCGAACCGGAGCTGACCGCTCCTATAACCGGCACGTACAGAGGCAACGCAACAAACGAACTTCTCCACAAAATCCACCTTGAAACCATACCTGAGAAACAAACGGCTGACCCTCTTTAG
- a CDS encoding peptidase, which translates to MTFCLGITVEDGLVGLADTRITAGNEMTTAQKLSTYETQSGAVFFMTSGLRSLRDKVATYFEEALESGPPPDKLYKAVNLFADLVRRVAKEDKEYLDASGLQFNIHTIMGGQFSADATHKLFLIYPQGNWVEITSGTPYHIIGETGYGKPVLDRTLKHADSIHFALKVGCLAFDSTRISAADVDFPLDVVVYSKGSFSLIEHRFEQNDLAHISTWWQERLRAGVHALPSEWIDAIAASLSPSSRKLHSKTED; encoded by the coding sequence ATGACCTTTTGTCTCGGCATAACGGTGGAAGACGGGCTGGTCGGTCTGGCGGACACCCGCATCACTGCAGGCAATGAAATGACCACGGCGCAGAAACTGAGCACTTATGAAACCCAGAGCGGAGCGGTCTTCTTCATGACCTCCGGCCTGCGCTCCCTGCGTGACAAGGTGGCCACCTACTTCGAGGAGGCGCTGGAATCCGGGCCGCCTCCGGACAAGCTCTACAAGGCCGTAAACCTCTTTGCCGACCTCGTCCGGCGCGTGGCCAAGGAAGACAAGGAATATCTCGACGCCTCGGGGCTGCAGTTCAACATCCACACCATCATGGGCGGACAGTTCTCGGCCGACGCCACGCACAAGCTGTTCCTGATCTACCCACAGGGCAACTGGGTGGAGATCACCTCCGGCACGCCCTACCATATCATTGGAGAAACCGGGTACGGCAAGCCGGTCCTTGATCGCACCCTCAAGCACGCGGACTCCATCCATTTTGCCCTCAAGGTCGGCTGTCTGGCTTTCGATTCGACTCGCATCAGCGCCGCCGACGTGGATTTCCCCCTTGATGTAGTGGTCTATTCCAAGGGATCCTTTTCGCTCATCGAACACCGCTTCGAGCAGAATGATCTGGCGCACATCTCCACCTGGTGGCAGGAGCGCCTGCGCGCGGGCGTCCACGCGCTGCCTTCGGAATGGATCGATGCCATCGCGGCCAGCCTTTCCCCCAGCAGCCGCAAGCTGCACTCCAAAACCGAGGATTGA